ACCGTGATCACAAACTTACCTTAGTTTCCGAACCCAAGCCACCAAGTAAGAATGCTAAAATGAGGATCGCTCAGGATCTGAATTTTAGTACCGCAAAAATTTCCACCCCCATTCAGCCATCACGCCCTCAACCACTAACGTCAGCACAACTGAAAGAGAAACGTAAGAACCCAGGAATCAACATCGACTTCTTTACGAACCTAACTAAGAAGATCCTGAATGACTTCTACCCGAAATATTGTCCGAATTGCCCCGACACTTTACTAACGAAAGAGATCTCAACTCAGCCTGAATTGATCCGCTGTGAAGGATGTAGGTATCTAACGTCACGTCTGAGTTACACCCCCCTTCATCACATGAAACTTCCATTGTGGATGTTTAGTTACGTTTTCTACGAGAGTATGATTCAGCATCCTAAGGTGGTCACATCAAATGAGATCAGTAAGAGACTAAGAATTTCATACAAAGGCGCGGCAATGCTGAAGAGAAGATTTCAAGTCTTCGCGTCTCAACAACTTCCTAAATACAAACAACTTACCTTTGACGCCCTTGATCGAGAGTTCAAAGACTTCTACTTACCACCTAATGAAGATACTGATATTACTGAAATCATGGAAAATCGTCCATACGTCTGCGCTGATACAGTAGTTTTGTATTCAGCAAGTCAGAGGGCTAACAAGGGACGTAAACGCTATCGCCACTCGGGTTCTACATCTTCAATTTACCTCTCCGACAAACTTGGCGGAAAGCAGGTTGGAACCTTAGTTCATACGATTGGGATTAAGAATGGTCCAGTCTTCTTTCACTCAGTCCCAAATCAAAAAGCAAACACTTTAGGTCCGATCATCAAGGATCATCTTCCTTTACGAACTCCCTTAATGACTGATGAAGGTTATCCTTGGCTTTGGGGCATTTACAAAAATCACAGAAGTGTAAATCACTCAGCTCATTCTAAAGATTCTCGCTACCGTTGGGCGAGAAACAGATGGAGTAAAAATGGAGTTCATTCACAAGTGGCAGAGGGAAATCATCGGTTACTCAAATCTGCTTTTTCTTCTTACTGTTACATTCGTCCTGAAAACTCTACTCGTTACTTGAATGAGTTTTCCTTTCTCAAGAACGCTCATGTGTTTGGGTTGGATGTGATTTGTGAGAATGGAGAGATGCTTGCTGGGGAAGTTGATGAGGGAAGAGGGGTGGGTAGAGTATCCTTTGGTTCCGATCCCCGAGGGCCGTTAGGTCCAGCAGTTGGGATCGGAAGGAAGGGATCTTTATCTCAGAACTTCATTGATCAACTTACCAAGTAAGCTGTCTTGAGTTTGAACCGTTTTTTGATTGGCTTCATAAGAGCGGTTGACTTCGATCATTTCCACCATTTCGGTAACTACGCTTACGTTAGACGCTTCAAGATAACCTTGAAGAATCGAAGGTTCGTCTTTGAGTTCGAAAGGAACTGGTTCTCCGGACTCCGGGGTATCCGCATAAAAGGAATCGCCTTCTTTGTCTAGATGACGAGGATTTTCAACCGTTCTAATTTTAAGTTTATCGAGAAGGACGGGGGTTTCGAAACGATTTTTTTCTAAAGAAGTCCCGTTGATTGGATCGTTTCCGATCTCACCGTTGATCCAGACCTCTCCGTTTTCTTTGATCAAAAAGTTTCCTCTTGCGACTCGGATCGGTCCGTTTTCTCCCATCAAGGGAAAACCTTGCGGTGTTACTAGGTAGCCGTTTGTGTCCATGACAAAGGCTCCGCTTCGAGAAAGTCTTTCTCCTCGATTGGTCATTACGCTAAAGAATGCAGGATGTTCGTTTCCAGGTTTATCCTGGAGCATGATGTCGAAAGGATTTTCCGTCTTCTTAACGGCTCCTTGTTCAAAACGAGTATAGACCTCGTTTACTTCTCCACCTAATCCAAGTTTGCCGACAACCGGCGCCGTATCGAAGGAACCCATAGGAACCTTGCCGACCCCGTCTTCGTCGAAACGATGGAGTAAAAGTTCAGGAAATGTTTTAAAGACGGTAGTATCTCTTTTAAAAGCCGTCTTATCGACGTTAGCAAGGTTATTTGAAATTACATCCATTCTAGTCTGCTGGATGATCATCCCGTTCGCGCCTGTATACATTCCTCTAAGCATTTTCTTTCTCCTCTACTTTCTAAGGATCGGTGGATTTAGAAATTCTCATTAGATTTTTGAAGACATAAATAAGAAAAGAATCCAGTTCACTCGGATTTTCCCGCGATATTTGGCGGATTTACCCGATTTTGGGAATTTTAAACTGGCTTATAAGAATTTTCCCGGATCGGGAAAAGGGGGCTTGTTCCGGTTACGATGAGCATTGCAAAAAGAATCGTTATCGTCGAAACTTCGATTGCTTCCTACAAAAGGAATTTTGAAAGGATCGGCCTATTTTCTTTTGCCTTTGAGAGTAATTAAAAGATTACAATTTTCTAAAGAACTCCCGGTTTTCTCTTCGAAGTCTTTTTTGAGTTCCGAAAGAATCTTTTCCTGAAGTTTGGAATCCAGCTCGATATCAAAAATTTCCCCGGTTTCCTCATCCAGCGCGTGATGGTGATTTCTCACGTTCGAATCGTAGAGAGTGATTCCGGACTTTAGTTCGAGAAGATTTACGATCCCTTTCTCGGCAAAGAGTTTAAGATTATTGAATATGGTTGCGCGAGAAGCGTTCGGAAAGTGTTCGTTTATCAATTGAAACACTTGATCCGCGGTCAGATGTTGAGGTTCGGAAAGCAGAAGATTCGCCATCTGCAACCTCTGAACGGTCACGTTGATCCCCGCGTCCTCCAGAATTTTTTTGCTTCTCTCGTAAGAATCCTTCATAAGATCAACCTCTCGGATTTCCTTTTTTTTGTCATCAATTTAGACTAATTCTAAAAAAAGACTTGTGCTAATTTTTAACAATATTATACTAAGTCTAAATATAGATTATATCTCAAATATTAAAATTTTTAGAGAATTTGGCTTTTGGAAGCAGATTTTATTCAATCGAAGGGAGGCGCTCAATGGAAACAAATTCTATTTCGGAGAATTTTTTGGATTCTCTTCAAACGCAAACAATGTCTTGGGAAGAATTTCGAAAGAGTATGGTTTCGGAAGATCTTTGTTTTGACCTTTCCAGAAGAGGAGATCTTCCAGGACTTTCTCCTCTTCTTCAAACGTTCGGCGACCTTGAACGGAAGAATCAAAAGGGTTACACCTTACTCATGTTAGCCGCTTACAACGGTCAAGAGGAGACGGTTCGTTTTCTCATTTCGAAAGGAGCGGACGTCAACTCCACGGATGATTCTGGAAGTTCGATTCTTATGGGAGCCGCCTTCAAAGGATTTGATAACGTCGTGGAAATTCTACTAAAAGCCGGGGCCGATAAAAATTACAAAAATTCCAAAGGTCAAAACGCATTACAATTCGCTGAAATGTTCGGCCGAAAACGAGTCGGCGAACTCCTCTCTGAAAGGAAACCCAATCGATCGGGTCGTTTCATTTCGTTTATCAATTCTTGGATTCGATACTTTACTCAAAACTCGCTCAAAGGAGGCAGACAATGAATAAAAAAACTCTCACAACGTCCGGAGGACATCCGGTTCCGCAAAACCAACACTCTCTCACGGCAGGTCCGAGAGGACCCGTCCTGATTCAAGACACACACCTTATCGAGAAGTTGGCTCATTTCAATCGTGAAAGAATTCCGGAAAGAGTCGTTCACGCAAAAGGGGCGGGCGCGTATGGAACTCTTACGATCACTCAAGATCTTTCCAAGTATTCGAGAGCGTCCGTATTTTCCAAGGTTGGAAAACAAACTCCTCTTTTCCTAAGATTTTCAACCGTCGCCGGTGAAAAAGGTTCAGCTGATACGGAAAGGGATCCGAGAGGATTTGCGATCAAGTTTTATACGGAAGAAGGAATCTGGGATCTTGTGGGAAACAACACTCCCGTTTTCTTTGAAAGGGATCCTTTGAAGTTTCCGGACTTTATACATTCTCAAAAAAGAGATCCGGTAACTGGCTATAAGAATCCGTTTCGTATGTGGGATTATTGGGCGAAAGCGCCCGAAGCCTTACACCAGATGACGATCCTTTTTGGAGATCGTGGAATCCCGGACGGTTATCGTTTTATGAACGGCTACGGAAGTCATACGTTTGGTCTTTGGAATACAAAGGGAGAACGTTTCTGGGTAAAGTTTCACTTTAAATCTTTGCAGGGAATCAAAAATCTCAGCGGAGAAAAAGGGGCCGCGTTAGCCGGAACCGATCCGGATTATGCTACCAGAGATCTTTTTGAGGCGATCGAAAGAAAAGAATTTCCGAAGTGGAGATTCTGCGTTCAGATCATGCCGGAAGAAGAAGCCGAAAAAACCAAATTCAATCCTTTCGATCTTACCAAAGTCTGGTCTCATAAGGACTATCCTTTGATCGAAGTCGGAGTGTTGGAATTGAATGCAAATCCTAAAAACTATTTTGAAGAAGTGGAACAGGCTGCTTTCTCTCCGGCAAATATGCCTCCGGGAATCGGAGCTTCTCCGGATAAGATGCTCCAAGGGAGACTCTTCGCTTATCCAGATGCTCAGAGATATCGTCTGGGAGTTCAGTATCAACAACTTCCGGTCAATCGTCCAAAGAATCCGGTGAACGTTTATCACAGAGACGGAAGCGTAAAGTTTCAATCCGACGGGAACTTTGATAACTACGAACCGAATGGATTCGAAGGGCCTTCTCAAGATTCTTCCTTTGCGGAACCGCCTCTGAGAATTTCAGGAGACGCGGATCGATACGACGCTCATGCAGATAACGACGATTATACGCAGGCGGGAGATTTGTACCGAATGTTAAAATCGGATGAGAGGGATCGATTGACTTCTACGATCGCTTCTACGATGAAAGGTCTTCCAAAAGGTCTGGTGGTCGCTAACGTAAAACATTTCTACCGTTGTGATCCCGAATACGGAACCAAACTTGCTGAAAAGGTAGGAGTCAGCGTTAGCGAAATCACCAAAGAATAAAATTCTCAATTCCATTTGAATCCGATCTGATTGGGCGAGTGCAATGACTACTTTCATTTTTAGTGAAAGTGGTCTTCCTTGCCCTTTTTTTTGCCTTCTTTAGCCGGAAAAAAGAATAAAAAGTGGTTGCATAATTAAACCAAAATGAGTCCAACTCATGTAGTTGCATAATTAAACTAAAATTTGTGAGGATTTGTATATGAGATTTAAGGATAAGATCGTTTTGATTACGGGTGGAAACGGCGGGATCGGTTTAGCCAC
This is a stretch of genomic DNA from Leptospira tipperaryensis. It encodes these proteins:
- the perRA gene encoding peroxide-responsive transcriptional repressor PerRA codes for the protein MKDSYERSKKILEDAGINVTVQRLQMANLLLSEPQHLTADQVFQLINEHFPNASRATIFNNLKLFAEKGIVNLLELKSGITLYDSNVRNHHHALDEETGEIFDIELDSKLQEKILSELKKDFEEKTGSSLENCNLLITLKGKRK
- a CDS encoding transposase: MNLALQIPNFDPPKQSDRNGRTWSDFHLSHQWKDNRDHKLTLVSEPKPPSKNAKMRIAQDLNFSTAKISTPIQPSRPQPLTSAQLKEKRKNPGINIDFFTNLTKKILNDFYPKYCPNCPDTLLTKEISTQPELIRCEGCRYLTSRLSYTPLHHMKLPLWMFSYVFYESMIQHPKVVTSNEISKRLRISYKGAAMLKRRFQVFASQQLPKYKQLTFDALDREFKDFYLPPNEDTDITEIMENRPYVCADTVVLYSASQRANKGRKRYRHSGSTSSIYLSDKLGGKQVGTLVHTIGIKNGPVFFHSVPNQKANTLGPIIKDHLPLRTPLMTDEGYPWLWGIYKNHRSVNHSAHSKDSRYRWARNRWSKNGVHSQVAEGNHRLLKSAFSSYCYIRPENSTRYLNEFSFLKNAHVFGLDVICENGEMLAGEVDEGRGVGRVSFGSDPRGPLGPAVGIGRKGSLSQNFIDQLTK
- a CDS encoding catalase, with protein sequence MNKKTLTTSGGHPVPQNQHSLTAGPRGPVLIQDTHLIEKLAHFNRERIPERVVHAKGAGAYGTLTITQDLSKYSRASVFSKVGKQTPLFLRFSTVAGEKGSADTERDPRGFAIKFYTEEGIWDLVGNNTPVFFERDPLKFPDFIHSQKRDPVTGYKNPFRMWDYWAKAPEALHQMTILFGDRGIPDGYRFMNGYGSHTFGLWNTKGERFWVKFHFKSLQGIKNLSGEKGAALAGTDPDYATRDLFEAIERKEFPKWRFCVQIMPEEEAEKTKFNPFDLTKVWSHKDYPLIEVGVLELNANPKNYFEEVEQAAFSPANMPPGIGASPDKMLQGRLFAYPDAQRYRLGVQYQQLPVNRPKNPVNVYHRDGSVKFQSDGNFDNYEPNGFEGPSQDSSFAEPPLRISGDADRYDAHADNDDYTQAGDLYRMLKSDERDRLTSTIASTMKGLPKGLVVANVKHFYRCDPEYGTKLAEKVGVSVSEITKE
- a CDS encoding flagellar hook-basal body protein gives rise to the protein MLRGMYTGANGMIIQQTRMDVISNNLANVDKTAFKRDTTVFKTFPELLLHRFDEDGVGKVPMGSFDTAPVVGKLGLGGEVNEVYTRFEQGAVKKTENPFDIMLQDKPGNEHPAFFSVMTNRGERLSRSGAFVMDTNGYLVTPQGFPLMGENGPIRVARGNFLIKENGEVWINGEIGNDPINGTSLEKNRFETPVLLDKLKIRTVENPRHLDKEGDSFYADTPESGEPVPFELKDEPSILQGYLEASNVSVVTEMVEMIEVNRSYEANQKTVQTQDSLLGKLINEVLR
- a CDS encoding ankyrin repeat domain-containing protein, which gives rise to METNSISENFLDSLQTQTMSWEEFRKSMVSEDLCFDLSRRGDLPGLSPLLQTFGDLERKNQKGYTLLMLAAYNGQEETVRFLISKGADVNSTDDSGSSILMGAAFKGFDNVVEILLKAGADKNYKNSKGQNALQFAEMFGRKRVGELLSERKPNRSGRFISFINSWIRYFTQNSLKGGRQ